From a region of the Candidatus Brocadia sp. genome:
- a CDS encoding class I SAM-dependent methyltransferase, whose protein sequence is MSLAHRVSKYNRDRKWRAFLKEISPSPILRVLDIGFSENEYSGTDNYIEKHYPYPNMLTALGIDAPIKFKERYPSVNSVQYNGAKFPFEDKAFDVTWSNAVIEHVGSRDKQLLFLKEIKRVSRRAFFTTPNKYFPVEVHTRTMLLHYLPKIVFDKYLNLIGKTWASGDYMYLLSLNTLKSLLADAGINEYRIVKNRIAGFTMDFFVSCEFS, encoded by the coding sequence ATGTCATTGGCGCACCGAGTATCGAAGTACAATCGTGACAGAAAGTGGCGAGCTTTCCTTAAAGAAATATCTCCAAGCCCTATATTACGCGTTTTAGATATAGGCTTTAGCGAAAATGAATATAGCGGTACAGATAATTACATAGAGAAACATTATCCGTATCCAAATATGTTGACCGCCCTTGGCATAGACGCCCCGATTAAGTTCAAGGAACGCTATCCATCCGTAAATAGTGTTCAATACAATGGCGCGAAATTCCCATTTGAAGACAAGGCATTCGATGTGACGTGGTCAAATGCTGTAATCGAACATGTTGGAAGTCGGGACAAACAACTTCTCTTCCTTAAAGAGATTAAAAGAGTTTCCAGGCGAGCATTCTTTACAACACCCAACAAGTATTTTCCAGTTGAGGTGCATACACGCACGATGTTGCTCCATTATTTGCCAAAAATTGTATTTGATAAATATTTAAATTTAATAGGAAAAACGTGGGCGTCAGGCGATTATATGTATCTTTTGAGCCTGAACACTTTAAAATCACTTCTCGCTGACGCTGGCATTAACGAATATAGAATAGTGAAGAATAGAATTGCTGGGTTTACAATGGACTTTTTTGTTTCTTGCGAATTCAGTTGA